The Tardiphaga alba genome includes a window with the following:
- a CDS encoding ABC transporter permease, which translates to MTDAPLPQTPGLLARAIDSDIFYAFRRSKLTMVAAGIVLLLVLAAVLAPLIAMQNPFDPAQLDLMNSRISPLWTAEGQKPFLFGTDEQGRDVFSAILYGMRISLIVGILGVGLAAVLGIGLGLIAGYVGGAVDSLIMRIADVQLTFPAILIALLIDGVVKSLLGNHLDASTMLIVLVIAIGLSFWVQYARTVRGLVMVEKNKDYVAAAQLIGLPARVIMLRHVLPNTMGPILVIATINLALAIITEATLSFLGSGMPDTMPSLGTLIRIGNNYLFSGEWWVIAFPGIALASLILSINLVGDWLRDALNPKLQ; encoded by the coding sequence ATGACCGACGCGCCCCTCCCCCAAACGCCCGGCCTTCTCGCCCGAGCCATCGATAGCGACATCTTCTATGCGTTCCGCCGCTCGAAGCTGACCATGGTGGCTGCCGGCATCGTGCTGCTGCTGGTGCTGGCGGCCGTGCTGGCGCCGCTGATCGCCATGCAGAATCCATTCGATCCCGCGCAGCTCGACCTGATGAATTCGCGCATCTCGCCGCTATGGACGGCGGAAGGACAGAAGCCGTTCCTGTTCGGCACCGACGAACAGGGCCGCGACGTGTTCTCCGCCATCCTTTACGGCATGCGCATCTCGCTGATCGTCGGCATTCTCGGCGTCGGCCTCGCTGCCGTGCTCGGCATCGGGCTCGGCCTGATCGCCGGCTATGTGGGCGGCGCCGTGGATTCGCTGATCATGCGGATCGCGGATGTGCAGCTCACCTTCCCTGCCATCCTGATCGCACTCCTGATCGACGGCGTCGTGAAGTCGCTGCTCGGCAATCATCTCGATGCCAGCACCATGCTGATCGTGCTGGTGATCGCCATCGGCCTGAGTTTCTGGGTGCAATATGCGCGCACCGTGCGTGGCTTAGTGATGGTGGAGAAGAACAAGGACTATGTCGCTGCCGCCCAGTTGATCGGCCTGCCCGCGCGCGTGATCATGCTGCGCCATGTGCTGCCCAATACGATGGGGCCGATCCTGGTGATCGCCACCATCAATCTGGCGCTCGCCATCATCACCGAAGCGACGCTGTCCTTTCTCGGCTCGGGCATGCCGGACACGATGCCGTCGCTCGGCACGCTGATCCGCATCGGCAACAATTATCTGTTCTCCGGCGAATGGTGGGTGATCGCCTTTCCCGGCATCGCGCTGGCGTCGCTGATCCTGTCCATCAATCTGGTCGGCGACTGGCTGCGCGATGCGCTGAATCCGAAGCTGCAATGA